Genomic window (Streptomyces sp. NBC_00078):
GCTGGGCGACACCGACCGCCGACTCGGCCCCCCGAGTGCAAGTTTTGCACAGTGCAAAATCTGATCGCCAGAGCTATTGGGATGGGCTTGGTCTGGAGTTGAACCCGCGTAGTGCCTGGGCTTCACGGCAGCCGGGTTCCCGGGCCGGCGTTCAGGCGTACGAAGGGGATGGCCCGGCCGGCCTCCCGGAACCCGGAGTCGGTGCCGTTCGACGGCAGGCCCAGGAACGCGCACAGGCGGCGTGCGGTTCGTGGGTGGCGCCGGGCGTAGCGGGCCATGATCTCGGCGTTCTCGTCCGGTGTGGGGAAGTGGGCCGTGACGGCGTGACGGCGGGTGCCCACCTCGATGAGGGTCTTCGGCTCTGCGCGCAGATTGCGGTACCAGGCCGCCTTCGGGCCGAAGCCGGACGCGACGGTCCAACTGCCGTCGTCCGGCTCGTGCTCCACCACTTCGAGGACCACCCGCCGGTCGAGTCCGGTGACGCGGCCGGTGTGGTGCAAAAGGAGCAGTCGTTTGCCGAAGATCCAGCCCAGCCCGCAGCGGAAGAGAAGTATCGGCAGGCGGACGAGGAACCGCCGCCAGCCGACGGGGAGCCGGGGTCGGTCCGGTGCGGTCTGTCTGTGGGGCATCTTCGCCTTCCGACGTCGGACATGTCGGCTCTCGGCCTCTATTGGGTAAAGGGCTCGACCGAGAGCACCTTCCTCACAGAAACCTTTGCATAGTCTAAACGCGGGGAGGGGTGTCTGTGCCACAAGCGAATCAGACAGCTCTCATGCGCTGGAATTTCTCTGGAGGACGCATGACCGAGCGGACGCCGACTCAGGGTTCTGCGGTGTTGTCCTGGATGCCGGTGGCGGCGATGGCCGTGGTGGCCGGGGCGGATGTCGTCGCCGGGCCGGGGGTGGGACTCCTGCCGCTGGTCTCGCTCGGGCCGGCGTTCTCCAGTCTGGTCGGCGGATGGCGGCGTACGGCGCTGATCGGTGCGCTGGCGCTGCTCGTGTGCGTGGCACTCGGGCTGTACGACGGGCTGTTCGAGGAGCGGCGGGGCTTCACGGCGATGGCGTCGGTGGCGGGGGTCACCGGCGTGGGCATCGCGGCCGCGGTGACACGCTCGCGCAGGGAGGCGGAGCTGGCCAGTGTCCGGTCGATCGCGGAGGTGGCGCAGCGGGTACTGCTGCGCCCGGTGCCGCGGACTGCGGGCCCGCTGCAGGCGGCGGTGTCGTACACCTCGGCCGTCGCCGAGGCGCGGATCGGCGGCGACCTGTATGAGGTGGTGGCCTCGCCGCACGGGATCCGGGTGATCGTGGGCGATGTGCAGGGCAAGGGGCTCGCCGCAGTGGAGACGGCCGCCGTGGTGCTCGGCGCCTTCCGGGAGGCG
Coding sequences:
- a CDS encoding nitroreductase family deazaflavin-dependent oxidoreductase, which codes for MPHRQTAPDRPRLPVGWRRFLVRLPILLFRCGLGWIFGKRLLLLHHTGRVTGLDRRVVLEVVEHEPDDGSWTVASGFGPKAAWYRNLRAEPKTLIEVGTRRHAVTAHFPTPDENAEIMARYARRHPRTARRLCAFLGLPSNGTDSGFREAGRAIPFVRLNAGPGTRLP
- a CDS encoding PP2C family protein-serine/threonine phosphatase, which codes for MTERTPTQGSAVLSWMPVAAMAVVAGADVVAGPGVGLLPLVSLGPAFSSLVGGWRRTALIGALALLVCVALGLYDGLFEERRGFTAMASVAGVTGVGIAAAVTRSRREAELASVRSIAEVAQRVLLRPVPRTAGPLQAAVSYTSAVAEARIGGDLYEVVASPHGIRVIVGDVQGKGLAAVETAAVVLGAFREAAHDEPDLVGLGERLERSVARELEGEKFVTAVLAEIGSDHGVVFLNYGHPAPMVVRRDGGVDFPQPLAYALPLGLGAHGSEGPKPYRVDFAPGEQLLLYTDGVTEARDANGSFYPLGERADLLKEPDAGRALEGLREDLVRHVAGPLHDDAAMLLLRYHGHGEGKSVPIG